The Caulifigura coniformis genome includes a region encoding these proteins:
- a CDS encoding LON peptidase substrate-binding domain-containing protein — protein sequence MSGMNEFCAEDPRLFTAPLFPLGHPALFPSMAQPFQIFEPRYRVMTADALTGEGIIAMATLKPGWEPYYGTKNVPIEPIVCVGTIAAHEKLEDGRYLLMLRGVCRAEVLEELSTDEPYRVAQLKELKKVIPNVSKFCRDKRRKDLMEALAQLCPQTEHRPALAPLLASDICLGELCDVLAFALKMPSHESYRVLSEIDVDRRSEFVLDVIRRRLQQPKSAAGRGKFFPPGFSCN from the coding sequence ATGAGCGGGATGAATGAGTTCTGCGCGGAGGACCCGCGCCTGTTCACCGCCCCGCTGTTTCCCCTGGGACACCCGGCGCTCTTTCCGTCGATGGCGCAGCCGTTCCAGATTTTCGAACCGCGTTATCGAGTGATGACGGCCGATGCCCTGACAGGCGAGGGGATCATCGCGATGGCGACTCTGAAGCCGGGATGGGAGCCGTATTACGGCACGAAGAATGTTCCCATCGAGCCGATCGTCTGCGTGGGGACAATCGCCGCCCATGAGAAGCTCGAAGACGGCCGCTACCTGCTGATGCTTCGCGGAGTGTGCCGGGCGGAGGTTCTGGAAGAGCTGTCGACCGATGAGCCTTACCGCGTCGCGCAGCTCAAGGAGTTGAAGAAGGTCATTCCGAACGTCTCCAAGTTCTGCCGCGACAAGCGGCGCAAAGACCTGATGGAGGCCCTCGCCCAGCTGTGCCCGCAGACGGAGCATCGCCCTGCCCTGGCCCCTTTGCTGGCGTCGGACATCTGCCTGGGCGAGTTGTGCGACGTGCTGGCGTTCGCCCTCAAGATGCCGAGCCATGAGTCGTACCGGGTGCTGTCGGAAATCGACGTCGACCGGCGTTCGGAGTTCGTGCTGGACGTGATCCGGCGGCGCCTGCAGCAGCCGAAATCGGCCGCCGGACGAGGGAAGTTCTTCCCGCCCGGTTTCAGCTGTAACTGA
- a CDS encoding ParB/RepB/Spo0J family partition protein codes for MNHTAALEPKRRLGRGLSALLGGNAPASEESETQQDAELRNLSVHELTRNPFQPRREFDAELLGELSSSIREHGVLQPLLVREVDGGFQVIAGERRWQASIKAGLTTVPCRIVDVIDKTACEYALEENLKRKDLGDLEKAQAFRDYLNAFSCTVEELAKQLSMNRSTVSNFLRLLDLAEPVRLALASGKITAGHARAMLPLEVADQLALCGRIQAESLSVRATEAAARKILGRGPAEKPAEAAASPAGEPSESDPNVISMTEAAAEQDQERTKHVASLEDQLRSLLGAQVTIKLTSKDSGSIVIPFTSNDQFEHIVRQLHRAAA; via the coding sequence ATGAATCACACGGCAGCGTTGGAACCGAAGCGGCGTCTGGGACGTGGGTTGTCCGCTCTACTGGGTGGCAACGCCCCCGCGTCGGAGGAATCCGAAACGCAGCAGGATGCGGAACTCCGCAACCTCAGCGTGCACGAGCTCACCCGCAATCCGTTCCAGCCCCGGCGCGAGTTCGACGCTGAATTGCTTGGCGAGCTGTCCTCCAGCATCAGGGAGCACGGCGTTCTGCAGCCGCTGCTCGTCCGCGAAGTCGACGGCGGATTCCAGGTCATCGCAGGTGAACGCCGCTGGCAGGCCTCGATCAAGGCTGGCCTCACCACGGTCCCCTGCCGGATCGTCGACGTCATCGACAAGACCGCCTGTGAATACGCCCTCGAAGAAAACCTGAAACGCAAAGACCTCGGCGACCTCGAAAAGGCCCAGGCGTTCCGCGACTACCTCAACGCCTTCAGCTGCACCGTCGAAGAGCTGGCCAAACAGCTCAGCATGAACCGCTCGACCGTCAGCAACTTCCTCAGGTTGCTCGACCTCGCCGAGCCGGTGCGGCTCGCGCTCGCGTCCGGCAAGATCACCGCCGGGCACGCCCGCGCCATGCTTCCGCTCGAAGTTGCCGACCAGCTCGCGCTGTGCGGGCGCATCCAGGCCGAATCGCTCAGCGTCCGGGCGACCGAAGCCGCCGCCCGGAAAATCCTCGGCCGGGGACCGGCTGAGAAACCGGCCGAAGCCGCCGCATCTCCGGCCGGTGAGCCCTCCGAATCCGATCCGAACGTCATCTCGATGACCGAGGCGGCCGCGGAGCAGGACCAGGAACGGACGAAACACGTCGCCTCGCTCGAAGACCAGCTGCGATCGCTGCTGGGCGCGCAGGTCACCATCAAGTTGACGTCAAAAGACTCCGGATCGATCGTGATTCCCTTCACGTCGAACGACCAGTTCGAGCACATCGTGCGGCAGCTCCACCGCGCAGCTGCCTGA
- the hisA gene encoding 1-(5-phosphoribosyl)-5-[(5-phosphoribosylamino)methylideneamino]imidazole-4-carboxamide isomerase produces MEILPAIDLRGGRCVRLRQGDYNQETVFSDDPAAQAKQWVAGGATRLHLVDLDGAKAGKPVNIDAIRSIVQAVDVPCQVGGGIRDDDAVKLLLNDIGVERVIIGTQALKQPAWYIRLLEQYPGKAVLGLDARDGFVATAGWLEVSHVAATDLIRQFVDYNLQTVIYTNIANDGMMQGIDDGTLADLAKMSELGPEVIASGGVTSLKDIERLVTIQKDHPKLVGVIVGRALYERAFTIEQAIATTPRPGNAAG; encoded by the coding sequence ATGGAAATTCTCCCCGCCATTGACCTTCGCGGAGGCCGCTGCGTTCGGCTGCGCCAGGGCGACTACAACCAGGAAACCGTCTTCAGCGACGACCCCGCCGCACAGGCGAAGCAGTGGGTCGCCGGAGGCGCCACACGTCTCCATCTCGTCGACCTCGATGGGGCCAAGGCCGGCAAGCCGGTCAACATCGACGCCATCCGCTCGATCGTCCAGGCGGTCGACGTTCCCTGCCAGGTTGGCGGAGGTATCCGCGACGACGATGCCGTCAAGCTGCTGCTGAACGATATCGGTGTCGAGCGGGTCATCATCGGCACCCAGGCCCTCAAGCAGCCGGCGTGGTACATCCGCCTGCTGGAGCAGTACCCCGGCAAGGCAGTGCTGGGATTGGATGCGCGGGACGGGTTCGTCGCCACGGCCGGCTGGCTCGAAGTTTCTCACGTCGCCGCCACCGACCTCATCCGACAGTTTGTCGATTACAACCTCCAGACCGTCATCTACACCAACATCGCCAACGACGGCATGATGCAGGGAATCGATGACGGAACGCTGGCCGACCTTGCGAAGATGTCCGAGCTCGGCCCGGAAGTGATTGCCTCCGGCGGCGTAACGTCGCTGAAGGACATCGAACGCCTCGTCACGATCCAGAAGGATCACCCGAAGCTCGTTGGCGTCATTGTCGGACGGGCCCTCTACGAACGTGCCTTCACGATCGAACAGGCGATTGCGACGACTCCGCGGCCCGGCAATGCGGCCGGGTGA
- a CDS encoding ThuA domain-containing protein, with protein sequence MAASRLGVCWAFLVVVLTGRLSSAAEPWADPKQVIKPGLELWLDTGRQPEARKAKGLPALKPDSRMDAWLDASGMGRDVKAPNDQSAPTWTSVAGVPVVRFDGMDDCLRLIDQKAELDSLTIFLVAIPRTNAGGFRGLMALNARDQRDWQSGLTIDQGPSPSTVFAELNIEGKGFLGARNLLKKPIPFGAAQVFEVRSDRGERTITLTVDGVKAGERPRDGGPLSMDEITVGARFYTNEPGPQIARGFGQVDIAEVLVFNKALDDSWGSLVRGYLMLKYGDLMTATRPRVGTPLATVENPPAVQVLEPGFEAFELPLDLPNINNISTRPDGKTLAVAYNGDMYLLSDADGDGLEDKADKFWDNQGRIVSPIGMAMTPPGYEKGFGAFVAGKGKLSLVVDTNGDDVADEEIVVAKDWPPILHNVDALGTAFDPRDGSVYVGIGHRNFTNGYLTDKEGKAHYSPSSEGAAILKIAPDFSSREVFASGVRFAVGMKFNSAGDLFATDQEGATWLANGNPFDELLHIQKGRHYGFPPRHPEKLPGVIDEPSVYDYGPQHQSTCGFCFNEPVQAGGPIFGPDSWRGNAIVTGYSRGKIYRTSLRKTERGYVAKNSLFACLQKLTVDACIDLNGALLVATHSGGPDWGSGPGGRGTLYKIRYSNRDLPRPVLTWSAGPDEVKVAFDRPLDPAWLKGAAAKTSVQYGAAVRAGDRFETLRPGYAVVGAQVVAPRFEQPARSLQVSPDGRTLTIVTEPSPGRVAHAVTLPASIVGPSLRPTKGAIEQRADIDLDYSLEGLAARWTASDGMVRWTGWLPHFDLAVCRKVTVGSKEHDELWDLLKQSGELQIYGHVDLPNMLRPAVQPGSKIDYAWPEEVVTLHFEGSGRLGVGKFESTGIKVRRPNEPGFIDPNKWTKESLEFSGDLSKPVKLDVALATGGQEPKLTVFWNTKEDDRLRAMPLRRFYVPWSEEDSTELEAQVAKKVPELEGASWANGRKVFFGADAGCSKCHSVHGKGGQAAPDLSNLVHRDFASVMRDINTPNFAINPDFTTFQIETKSGKALLGTIRSVGEQLHVTDTKANVEVIDRSDIEQIVAQKTSIMPVGIPQSLGPEKTRDLLAYLLLAPPSMPKDAKEPPPPPRKKADVEALLQGAPADAPAARPMRVTLVAGKKDHGPGEHDYPAWQVAWKELLGSLDQLEVATAWEWPAEEDFAKSDVLVFYRHGDWSPEKAKQIDAFLARGGGLVYIHWAVDGGKEWDDYSKRIGLSWGPGAKFRHGPLDLQFTRGSRHPIARNFDEVHLVDESYWRLRGDLSKATVLATAPEEDEPWPLFWTLDHNPGRVFVSIPGHYSWSFDDPVFRILLLRGIAWTAKEPVDRFNDAVYPGAAVVD encoded by the coding sequence ATGGCTGCGTCTCGGCTTGGTGTCTGTTGGGCTTTCCTCGTCGTCGTTCTCACGGGACGGCTCTCCAGCGCCGCCGAGCCCTGGGCCGATCCGAAGCAGGTCATCAAGCCGGGTCTGGAACTGTGGCTCGATACGGGCCGGCAGCCCGAGGCGCGCAAAGCGAAGGGACTCCCTGCGCTGAAGCCCGATTCGCGCATGGATGCGTGGCTCGACGCCTCGGGGATGGGGCGCGATGTGAAAGCTCCGAACGACCAATCGGCTCCGACGTGGACCAGCGTGGCGGGCGTGCCGGTCGTGCGGTTCGACGGCATGGACGATTGCCTGAGACTCATCGACCAGAAGGCCGAGCTTGATTCACTGACCATTTTTCTCGTCGCGATTCCGCGGACCAATGCCGGGGGGTTCCGGGGCCTGATGGCGCTCAACGCGCGGGACCAGCGCGACTGGCAGAGTGGACTGACGATCGACCAGGGGCCGTCGCCTTCCACCGTGTTTGCGGAACTGAATATCGAGGGGAAAGGCTTCCTCGGGGCGAGGAACCTGCTCAAGAAGCCGATTCCGTTCGGGGCGGCCCAGGTATTCGAAGTGCGTTCGGATCGAGGCGAGCGGACGATCACGCTGACCGTGGATGGCGTGAAGGCGGGGGAACGACCGCGCGACGGCGGACCGCTGAGCATGGATGAGATCACCGTCGGAGCGAGGTTCTATACGAACGAACCGGGTCCGCAGATCGCCCGTGGGTTCGGGCAGGTCGACATCGCCGAAGTGCTGGTGTTCAACAAAGCCCTGGACGACTCGTGGGGCTCGCTCGTCCGGGGTTACCTGATGTTGAAGTACGGCGACCTGATGACGGCCACGAGGCCGCGCGTGGGGACGCCGCTCGCGACGGTCGAGAATCCTCCGGCCGTGCAGGTGCTGGAGCCGGGCTTCGAGGCGTTCGAACTGCCGCTCGACCTGCCGAACATCAACAACATCAGCACGCGACCAGACGGCAAGACACTGGCAGTCGCCTACAACGGCGACATGTACCTGCTGTCGGACGCCGACGGCGACGGCCTCGAAGACAAGGCCGACAAGTTCTGGGACAACCAGGGGCGGATCGTGTCGCCGATCGGGATGGCGATGACTCCGCCGGGATACGAGAAGGGCTTCGGCGCGTTCGTGGCGGGGAAGGGAAAACTGTCGCTGGTGGTCGATACCAACGGCGACGACGTGGCGGATGAGGAGATCGTCGTCGCGAAGGACTGGCCGCCGATTCTCCACAATGTCGATGCCCTCGGGACAGCGTTTGATCCGCGAGACGGGAGCGTGTACGTCGGCATCGGGCATCGGAACTTCACGAACGGCTACCTGACCGACAAAGAGGGGAAGGCCCACTATTCCCCCTCGAGCGAAGGGGCGGCCATCCTGAAGATCGCTCCCGACTTCTCGTCGCGGGAGGTGTTCGCCTCGGGTGTGCGGTTCGCCGTGGGGATGAAATTCAACTCCGCAGGGGACCTGTTCGCGACGGACCAGGAAGGGGCCACATGGCTCGCAAACGGCAACCCGTTCGATGAACTGCTGCACATTCAGAAGGGCCGGCATTACGGGTTCCCGCCGCGGCATCCAGAGAAGCTGCCGGGGGTGATCGATGAGCCGAGTGTTTACGACTATGGGCCGCAGCATCAATCGACGTGCGGGTTCTGCTTCAACGAGCCGGTGCAGGCGGGTGGGCCGATCTTCGGGCCTGACTCGTGGCGTGGGAATGCGATTGTCACGGGATATTCGCGGGGGAAGATTTACCGGACATCGCTTCGAAAGACGGAACGGGGCTATGTCGCGAAGAACTCATTGTTCGCGTGCCTGCAGAAGCTGACGGTGGATGCGTGCATCGACCTGAACGGGGCGTTGCTGGTGGCGACGCACAGCGGCGGGCCGGACTGGGGAAGCGGACCCGGGGGGCGCGGGACGCTCTACAAGATTCGATACAGCAATCGAGATCTGCCGCGACCAGTGCTGACGTGGTCGGCCGGGCCAGATGAGGTGAAGGTGGCCTTCGACAGGCCGCTCGATCCGGCATGGCTGAAAGGGGCGGCGGCGAAGACTTCCGTGCAGTATGGGGCGGCGGTGCGGGCGGGGGACCGGTTTGAAACATTGCGGCCGGGGTATGCGGTCGTCGGGGCGCAAGTCGTCGCGCCGCGGTTTGAGCAACCGGCGCGGTCGTTGCAGGTTTCACCTGATGGCCGGACGCTGACGATTGTCACGGAGCCGAGCCCGGGTCGCGTGGCGCATGCCGTGACGTTGCCGGCGTCGATCGTGGGGCCGTCGCTGAGACCGACGAAGGGCGCGATCGAACAGCGGGCGGATATTGACCTGGATTACTCACTGGAGGGACTCGCCGCACGGTGGACGGCGAGCGATGGAATGGTGAGGTGGACTGGCTGGCTTCCGCATTTTGATCTGGCCGTGTGCCGAAAGGTGACGGTCGGAAGCAAAGAACACGACGAACTCTGGGATCTGTTGAAGCAGTCGGGCGAACTGCAGATCTATGGTCACGTCGACCTGCCCAACATGTTGCGGCCTGCGGTGCAGCCCGGGTCCAAGATTGATTACGCGTGGCCGGAAGAAGTCGTCACGCTTCACTTCGAAGGTTCCGGACGGTTGGGCGTCGGCAAATTCGAATCGACGGGAATCAAGGTTCGGCGACCGAACGAACCGGGCTTCATCGATCCCAACAAGTGGACGAAGGAATCTCTCGAGTTTTCCGGCGACCTGTCGAAGCCGGTGAAGCTGGACGTCGCTCTCGCAACCGGCGGTCAGGAGCCAAAGCTGACCGTATTCTGGAACACAAAAGAGGACGACCGCCTCCGCGCGATGCCGCTGCGTCGATTTTATGTTCCGTGGTCTGAGGAAGACTCGACCGAGCTCGAGGCCCAGGTCGCGAAGAAGGTTCCTGAACTCGAAGGCGCCAGCTGGGCCAACGGCCGGAAGGTGTTCTTCGGGGCCGATGCCGGCTGCTCGAAGTGTCACAGCGTGCATGGGAAAGGAGGCCAGGCGGCTCCCGATCTCTCCAATCTTGTCCATCGCGACTTCGCCTCCGTGATGCGTGACATCAACACGCCGAACTTCGCGATCAACCCCGACTTCACGACGTTCCAGATCGAAACGAAGTCGGGGAAGGCGCTCTTGGGGACGATCCGCAGCGTCGGGGAGCAGCTGCATGTGACGGACACCAAAGCGAACGTCGAAGTGATCGACCGGAGCGACATCGAGCAGATCGTCGCGCAGAAGACGTCGATCATGCCGGTCGGAATCCCGCAGTCGCTGGGGCCCGAGAAGACCCGCGACCTGCTGGCCTATCTGCTGCTGGCGCCCCCTTCGATGCCGAAGGATGCCAAGGAGCCGCCGCCTCCGCCGCGGAAGAAGGCCGATGTGGAAGCGCTGCTGCAGGGGGCGCCGGCCGATGCGCCGGCCGCGAGGCCGATGCGGGTTACACTGGTGGCCGGCAAGAAAGATCACGGCCCGGGCGAGCATGATTACCCGGCCTGGCAGGTGGCGTGGAAAGAACTGCTCGGGTCACTCGACCAACTCGAAGTGGCCACGGCGTGGGAATGGCCGGCCGAGGAAGACTTCGCGAAATCGGACGTGCTCGTGTTCTACCGTCACGGCGACTGGTCGCCCGAGAAGGCGAAACAGATCGACGCGTTCCTCGCCCGGGGCGGTGGGCTGGTCTACATCCACTGGGCCGTCGATGGAGGCAAGGAGTGGGACGACTATTCGAAACGGATCGGGCTGTCGTGGGGGCCGGGGGCGAAGTTCCGGCATGGGCCGCTCGACCTGCAGTTCACCCGTGGTTCGCGCCATCCGATCGCGAGGAACTTCGACGAAGTTCACCTGGTGGACGAGAGCTACTGGAGGCTACGCGGGGACCTCTCAAAAGCGACGGTGCTGGCGACCGCGCCGGAAGAGGATGAACCGTGGCCGCTGTTCTGGACGCTCGACCACAACCCAGGGCGGGTGTTCGTGTCGATTCCCGGGCATTACTCGTGGTCGTTCGATGACCCGGTGT
- the truD gene encoding tRNA pseudouridine(13) synthase TruD has translation MKLRRVPEDFFVEEISDFPIGREGSHAVYRLTKTGLGTLEAVDAIIQRWKIERQKMSWGGLKDRHAVTGQFLTIFRGPKRDLEQNNLHLEYLGQAHQPFTAADIQANRFSLVLRSLGDDDVAFAETALGEVQKSGLPNYFDDQRFGSMSAAGEFIARPWIEGNYERTLWLTFAEPHPFDRSDEKVEKQILRDHWGDWLTCKAKLARSHRRSVVTYLCDKPTDFRGAWARVKVDLRSLYLSAYQSYLWNEMAAEYLRQNCPAESLIDVALKTGPVPFFGQLPDDIRLKLQQSSLPLPSARQKLDPGPTAQLVDETLSKHSLELRQIRVKYPRDSFFSKGWRKTAIRADGLSWSAGDDEMANGRRRMTLDFTLPRGSYATILIKRITVAGRPVEDEEPNPSADDADASMAEP, from the coding sequence GTGAAACTCCGCCGCGTTCCCGAAGACTTCTTCGTCGAGGAGATCTCTGATTTCCCCATCGGCCGGGAGGGAAGCCACGCCGTCTACCGCCTGACGAAAACCGGCCTCGGCACGCTTGAAGCCGTCGATGCCATCATCCAGCGCTGGAAGATCGAGCGGCAGAAGATGTCGTGGGGGGGCCTGAAGGATCGCCACGCGGTCACCGGCCAGTTCCTCACGATCTTCCGGGGCCCGAAACGTGACCTCGAGCAGAACAACCTCCATCTCGAGTATCTCGGCCAGGCGCATCAGCCGTTCACCGCCGCCGACATCCAGGCCAATCGCTTCTCGCTGGTCCTCCGCAGTCTGGGGGACGACGACGTCGCGTTCGCCGAAACGGCGCTGGGCGAAGTCCAGAAATCGGGCCTCCCGAACTATTTCGACGACCAGCGGTTCGGCTCGATGAGTGCGGCCGGAGAGTTCATCGCCCGGCCCTGGATCGAAGGGAACTACGAACGAACGCTCTGGCTGACATTCGCCGAACCCCATCCGTTCGACCGCTCCGATGAAAAGGTCGAAAAGCAGATTCTGCGCGATCATTGGGGCGACTGGCTGACCTGCAAGGCGAAGCTGGCCCGCTCCCATCGCCGCAGTGTCGTGACCTATCTCTGCGACAAACCGACCGATTTCCGCGGCGCCTGGGCCCGTGTGAAGGTCGATCTCCGCAGCCTCTATCTCTCCGCCTATCAGTCCTATCTCTGGAACGAGATGGCCGCGGAGTACCTGCGGCAGAACTGTCCGGCCGAGTCGCTCATCGACGTCGCGCTCAAGACCGGGCCCGTCCCGTTCTTCGGCCAGTTGCCCGACGACATCCGGCTGAAGCTGCAGCAGTCGTCGCTGCCGCTTCCTTCAGCGCGGCAGAAGCTCGATCCCGGCCCGACGGCCCAACTCGTCGACGAAACGCTCAGTAAGCACTCCCTCGAACTCCGTCAGATTCGCGTGAAATATCCCCGCGACAGCTTCTTCTCGAAGGGCTGGCGAAAAACGGCGATCCGCGCGGACGGCCTGTCCTGGTCCGCGGGCGACGATGAAATGGCGAACGGACGCCGCCGGATGACGCTCGACTTCACCCTCCCCAGAGGCTCCTATGCGACGATTCTGATCAAACGGATCACTGTCGCCGGCCGGCCTGTGGAGGATGAGGAGCCGAATCCAAGCGCCGACGACGCGGATGCGTCCATGGCCGAGCCCTGA
- a CDS encoding DUF309 domain-containing protein: MQDDPRLIEAVRLFNRREFFACHDVLEEVWSETIGPGRDFYQGLIHAAVALHHFAEGNFGGARKMYFSAVRYLTASPPGQCFVDLPRLLADLRVAFAPLLAARDYPTGLSLHEEQIPVLHAATSMEVPA; encoded by the coding sequence ATGCAAGACGATCCGCGACTCATCGAAGCCGTCCGGCTGTTCAACAGGCGCGAGTTTTTCGCCTGTCATGACGTGCTGGAAGAGGTGTGGAGTGAAACGATCGGCCCGGGCCGTGATTTCTACCAGGGACTGATCCACGCGGCCGTGGCCCTGCACCACTTTGCCGAAGGCAACTTCGGCGGCGCGCGGAAGATGTACTTTTCGGCCGTCCGTTACCTGACGGCGTCTCCTCCGGGGCAATGCTTCGTCGATCTGCCGCGCCTGCTGGCGGATCTGCGCGTTGCGTTCGCTCCCCTGCTTGCGGCCCGCGATTATCCGACGGGCCTTTCACTTCACGAGGAACAGATCCCGGTTCTGCATGCCGCGACGTCGATGGAGGTCCCCGCATGA
- the aroB gene encoding 3-dehydroquinate synthase yields the protein MSASEIVHVSLGERSYDIVLGQDLIANAAAAINPWLAEKGLGKGTARGVVIADRNVSGHARVVANHLQAAGWDISVAEVDPGEASKNLGMASRLYDALVQLKTDRKTAIIAVGGGVIGDLAGFVAATFNRGLPFIQIPTTLLADVDSSVGGKVGINHPSAKNLIGAFHQPFGVLIDTDCLKTLPRREYRSGLAEVVKYGVILDADFFGWLEQNAEALLEQQPGPLRHAIARSCQLKAMVVEQDEFERTGLRAALNYGHTYAHAFEALAGYGELLHGEAVSIGMVCASRLAERLGRIPAEMTARQIELLKRCELPVAIPENLKVRGPELVECMRLDKKSVAGKLRFVLPTKLGHVELVEGIDEAEVLAVIEAC from the coding sequence GTGTCTGCGTCTGAAATCGTCCATGTTTCGCTCGGCGAACGCAGCTACGACATCGTTCTCGGACAGGACCTGATCGCGAACGCAGCCGCGGCGATCAATCCGTGGCTCGCGGAGAAGGGACTGGGCAAAGGGACAGCCCGTGGGGTCGTGATCGCAGACCGCAATGTCTCGGGCCATGCCCGCGTCGTCGCGAACCACCTGCAGGCGGCGGGATGGGATATCTCGGTCGCCGAGGTCGATCCCGGCGAAGCCTCGAAGAACCTGGGGATGGCTTCCCGGCTGTACGACGCCCTGGTGCAACTGAAGACCGATCGGAAGACGGCCATCATTGCCGTCGGCGGTGGAGTGATTGGCGACCTGGCCGGATTCGTGGCGGCGACGTTCAATCGCGGGCTGCCGTTCATCCAGATCCCGACGACGCTGCTGGCCGACGTCGACAGCTCCGTCGGAGGCAAGGTCGGAATCAATCACCCCAGCGCCAAGAACCTCATCGGCGCGTTCCATCAGCCCTTCGGCGTGCTCATCGACACCGATTGCCTGAAGACGCTTCCCCGTCGCGAGTACCGCAGCGGGTTGGCCGAGGTCGTGAAATACGGTGTGATCCTCGACGCCGACTTCTTCGGATGGCTCGAACAGAATGCCGAAGCCCTGCTCGAGCAGCAGCCCGGGCCGCTGCGTCACGCGATTGCCCGCAGCTGTCAGCTGAAAGCAATGGTGGTCGAACAGGATGAATTCGAACGGACAGGACTGCGGGCCGCGCTGAACTACGGCCACACCTACGCCCACGCGTTTGAAGCGCTGGCCGGGTACGGCGAACTGCTGCACGGCGAGGCGGTCTCGATCGGAATGGTCTGCGCGAGCCGCCTGGCGGAACGCCTCGGTCGCATTCCAGCCGAAATGACAGCGCGTCAGATCGAGCTGTTGAAACGGTGCGAACTTCCCGTCGCGATCCCCGAAAACCTGAAGGTTCGCGGCCCGGAACTCGTGGAATGCATGCGGCTCGACAAGAAATCGGTCGCCGGCAAACTGCGGTTCGTCCTGCCGACGAAGCTCGGCCACGTCGAACTCGTCGAGGGCATCGACGAGGCCGAAGTCCTGGCCGTGATCGAGGCCTGTTGA
- a CDS encoding type II secretion system F family protein, producing MPVSGDLWPLLASTLVGGGVFALGAALAGSPADETTVQAWRYDVSRAKELRRISLLYRLAEPVIGPLARMNRRWFSGALPEISRELQAAGRPRFWSPEEWLAVAEIESVLLSIPLWILLFREMGPPGLILGFVGTAVIALLLRRSLTQAARYRLWRIKLALPYLLDLLTLLMEAGSTFLHALEEGVREFREEPVGQEFGRVMAEMQMGKSRTAALDAMRERLSDDEIGSLIGAIIQGEQLGTPLALLFRAQADVLRLKRTQRAETIAGEAAVKMLFPAVLIMMATVIIMLGPFILGLLTDDWFAG from the coding sequence ATGCCGGTTTCGGGCGATCTCTGGCCACTCCTGGCGTCGACACTCGTCGGCGGGGGGGTGTTCGCGCTTGGCGCGGCGCTCGCCGGTTCCCCGGCGGATGAAACGACCGTCCAGGCGTGGCGGTATGACGTTTCGCGGGCGAAAGAACTGCGACGAATCAGCCTGCTCTACCGACTGGCGGAGCCGGTGATCGGCCCTTTGGCCCGCATGAACCGGCGGTGGTTCTCCGGCGCCCTTCCCGAGATTTCCAGAGAACTGCAGGCGGCGGGCCGGCCCCGGTTCTGGTCTCCGGAAGAATGGCTGGCGGTCGCGGAGATCGAGTCGGTGCTGCTGAGCATTCCGCTGTGGATCCTCCTGTTTCGCGAGATGGGTCCGCCGGGGCTGATTCTCGGGTTCGTCGGGACGGCGGTCATTGCGCTGCTGCTGAGGCGATCGCTGACGCAGGCGGCCCGTTACCGGTTGTGGCGGATCAAGCTGGCGCTGCCGTATCTGCTCGACCTGTTGACGCTCCTGATGGAAGCCGGGTCGACATTCCTGCATGCCCTCGAGGAAGGGGTGCGGGAGTTTCGCGAGGAGCCGGTGGGGCAGGAGTTTGGCCGGGTGATGGCCGAGATGCAGATGGGCAAGAGCCGGACGGCGGCGCTCGACGCCATGCGTGAGCGACTGTCGGACGACGAGATCGGCTCTTTGATCGGGGCGATCATCCAGGGGGAACAGCTGGGGACGCCGCTGGCGCTGCTGTTCCGCGCCCAGGCGGATGTACTGCGTCTCAAGCGGACGCAGCGGGCCGAGACGATCGCGGGGGAGGCAGCGGTGAAGATGCTGTTCCCGGCGGTGCTGATCATGATGGCGACCGTCATCATCATGCTGGGCCCGTTTATTCTGGGGCTTTTGACGGATGACTGGTTTGCGGGGTGA